ATCAACCGGAATCGCAATCGTCTCGTTGAGCGGGCGTTCGTTGTACACCCAGCTATCGCAATAGGGACAGCCCAATTCACAGCCGGTATAAATGCTCATCGTATAGGCCGAGAGAAAATACTCGTTGATGAGCGGTCGGCGAGCGCTTAGCGGCGGTACATTGGGCGCCAGTTCTCGTTGATAGTACGCCATACAAACCCAACTATGACAATTTTAGCGAACGCTGACGCCGAACCTCGGCCAGGGCTGCCAGCAGCTCGGTATGGATGAGGCCATTGGTTGCGACCAGCCGATCACCTCCGAGCGGTCGCCACGGCTCACCCTGCCAGTCGGTGACGGTGGCCCCCGCTTCGAGGGCGATCAACCCGCCCGCTCCGACATCCCATGGCTTCAACCCAAGCTCCCAGTGTCCATCGGTACGACCGGCGGCGACAGCGCAGAGATCGAGGGCCGCTGAGCCGGGCCGCCGAATATCCTGTACCAGCATCGCCAGATGGGTTAACTCGGCCAGATTATTGTCGGGCTGCTCAAACCGGTCGTAGGGTAATCCACTACTCAACAAACTACGGGCCAGCGTGGATGTCTGCGAAACCCGCAGCCGTCGCCCGTTGAGAAACGCACCCCGACCACGCTCGGCGTAGAACAGCTCGTTGCGCATTGGATCGTAGACGACACCCAGCAACGGTTCGTTATAGGCGAGCAGGGCAATCGAGACACAGAAGATCGGCAGCCCGTGGAGAAAATTGAGCGTACCATCGAGTGGATCGATCAGCCAGGTGTAGGGCGATGACATACTTACCCCACTCCCCTCCTCGGCGATAATCGCGTGATCGGGATAGCGAGCACGGATCGCGCCGACGATCAACGCTTCACTGGCCCGATCTACTTCGGTCACCACATCGGCGTACTGTTTCAATTCGTAACTGACATCACGCTCGGCGCCGGCCCGGATCAGCGTGCCGGCCCGGTAGGCGAGATCGATAGCAAAATCAAGCATCACGGCAATCAATCCTGTGTATCAATGACGTATCAGTACCATTGTCATTGTAGCAGGGAGAACGCAATCCGCAAATCGGACAAAGTGCGTAGTGGCGGATAATTCCAAAACGCGCCCTCTGCGACTGGTATGGTACTACAGAGGCACGGAGCGCATAGCGGCGCTATGGATTACCCATAACTCGGATACTGCATAGCCCGCGTGCGGGAACGGGGCCAGGGTGAGAGCCGGCGAGTCGGCGGGTTAAAACCCTGCCTCAATTCGTGGCAGCCCCTTCGGGGCTGGCCTGATGGCAGGGAGTGGTGCCAGGCGCACGTATGAATAGCCCCAGCGGGGCTTACAGGTCGTGAGGGAGGGCGTCAGCCCGCACGACCGCAGGGCTGGTCTGCTGGCGGGGAGCAGGACGCTGCGGAACACATGACCTCCTGGTGTGCCTGACGAACGATGTGCCGTGTTCAGCACGAGGTGTTCTGCGGTGTCATACTGGCTGCTGGGTGACATGTGGGTCATGCATAGCACAGCGGCGGGGGAGGGGGAGACAGTTGGCGAACAC
The Armatimonadota bacterium DNA segment above includes these coding regions:
- a CDS encoding inositol monophosphatase; protein product: MLDFAIDLAYRAGTLIRAGAERDVSYELKQYADVVTEVDRASEALIVGAIRARYPDHAIIAEEGSGVSMSSPYTWLIDPLDGTLNFLHGLPIFCVSIALLAYNEPLLGVVYDPMRNELFYAERGRGAFLNGRRLRVSQTSTLARSLLSSGLPYDRFEQPDNNLAELTHLAMLVQDIRRPGSAALDLCAVAAGRTDGHWELGLKPWDVGAGGLIALEAGATVTDWQGEPWRPLGGDRLVATNGLIHTELLAALAEVRRQRSLKLS